One Mangrovimonas cancribranchiae DNA segment encodes these proteins:
- a CDS encoding aspartate carbamoyltransferase catalytic subunit, translating into MSELSVNHLLGIKYLKASDVDLIFETADHFKEVINRPIKKVPSLRDITIANLFFENSTRTKLSFELAEKRLSADVINFSASQSSVKKGETLIDTVNNILSMKVDMVVMRHPNPGAGVFLSNHINASIVNAGDGAHEHPTQALLDSYSIREKLGEVKGKNVVIVGDILHSRVALSNIYALQLQGANVMVCGPKTLLPKYIDKLGVKVETNLRKALEWCDVANMLRVQNERMDINYFPSTREYSQQFGVNKALLNSLNKEVVIMHPGPINRGVEITSDVADSDQAIILDQVQNGVAVRMAVIYLLASKIKQ; encoded by the coding sequence ATGAGCGAATTAAGTGTTAACCACTTATTGGGAATTAAGTATCTAAAAGCATCTGATGTTGATTTAATTTTTGAAACAGCAGACCACTTTAAAGAAGTTATAAACAGACCCATAAAAAAAGTCCCTTCATTAAGAGATATTACGATTGCGAATCTCTTTTTTGAAAACTCTACGCGAACCAAATTATCTTTCGAATTAGCAGAAAAAAGATTGTCAGCTGATGTGATTAATTTTTCGGCTTCTCAATCTTCAGTTAAAAAAGGCGAAACACTTATAGACACGGTTAACAATATCCTTTCTATGAAAGTAGATATGGTTGTAATGCGCCATCCAAATCCTGGAGCAGGTGTGTTTTTATCTAATCATATTAATGCAAGTATTGTAAACGCAGGAGATGGCGCCCACGAGCACCCTACACAAGCGTTATTAGATTCGTATTCAATACGAGAAAAGCTAGGAGAAGTTAAAGGTAAAAATGTGGTTATTGTTGGCGATATTTTACATAGTAGGGTAGCGTTATCAAACATTTATGCGCTACAATTACAAGGCGCCAATGTTATGGTTTGTGGACCAAAAACATTATTACCAAAATACATTGATAAATTAGGCGTTAAGGTTGAAACCAATCTTAGAAAAGCCTTAGAATGGTGCGATGTTGCCAATATGTTAAGAGTACAAAACGAGCGCATGGATATTAATTATTTTCCATCGACAAGAGAGTATTCTCAGCAGTTTGGTGTAAATAAGGCCTTATTAAATTCTTTAAATAAAGAGGTAGTGATTATGCACCCAGGACCAATAAATAGAGGTGTTGAAATTACTAGCGATGTTGCAGACTCTGATCAAGCTATTATACTAGATCAAGTTCAAAACGGTGTTGCCGTTAGAATGGCTGTAATTTATCTATTAGCTTCTAAAATAAAACAATAA
- a CDS encoding T9SS type A sorting domain-containing protein produces MKKMLLNFALYAFTLCAFAQSGNTIEDAIVIDGAGVNLNLLDFSSATPSALTPACGTSADVFYKHDISNGDNKITIGMATLGLSLGTQIDFQILKAVNGDTNNLEEISCSFYDVIIVLGGSFEVVIDEVNPNDDYYLRVYIPSGTLSFLTDLLNLTTITMYSEFDATLSVSQENYTKFKMVVGNNSVQLINNKSYTAYQLYDLSGRLIASKNNIETLKAINTSYLNNGVYIINFKGNGQTKSYKFIKS; encoded by the coding sequence ATGAAAAAAATGTTACTTAACTTTGCATTGTATGCATTCACCTTATGTGCTTTTGCACAAAGTGGAAACACCATTGAAGATGCCATTGTTATTGATGGTGCTGGTGTAAATTTAAATTTATTAGATTTTAGTTCGGCTACACCATCGGCATTAACACCAGCTTGTGGCACTTCGGCCGACGTGTTTTACAAACACGATATTTCTAACGGTGATAATAAAATCACTATTGGGATGGCTACTTTAGGACTTTCCTTAGGTACTCAAATAGATTTTCAAATTCTAAAGGCAGTTAATGGCGATACTAACAATTTAGAAGAAATTAGCTGTTCGTTTTACGACGTTATCATTGTGTTAGGTGGTAGCTTTGAAGTAGTTATAGACGAGGTAAACCCTAACGATGATTACTACTTAAGAGTTTATATTCCATCGGGAACACTTTCTTTTTTAACCGATTTGCTAAACCTTACAACCATAACTATGTATAGTGAGTTTGATGCAACGTTATCTGTTAGTCAAGAAAATTATACCAAATTTAAAATGGTAGTTGGTAATAACAGTGTGCAATTAATTAATAATAAAAGCTATACAGCTTATCAACTTTATGATTTATCTGGTAGATTAATTGCTTCAAAAAATAACATAGAAACATTAAAAGCAATAAACACAAGTTATTTAAACAATGGTGTTTACATTATTAATTTTAAAGGTAATGGACAAACAAAATCATATAAGTTCATTAAAAGTTGA
- the pdxH gene encoding pyridoxamine 5'-phosphate oxidase, which yields MKTNLGSYRKSYEKHILTKEETPSNPMTLFKEWFHEIDENFPKVEANAMTLSTIGVSGFPESRIVLLKEMDHDSLVFFTNYNSNKAKAIAKNPNVCLSFFWPELERQVIIKGVANKTSSDISDTYFKSRPKGSRIGALVSNQSEEVESREVLDKKLVDLSEEYADKEVSRPAWWGGYKVTPLELEFWQGRPNRLHDRILYVLDQNNTNNWLKKRLSP from the coding sequence ATGAAAACAAATTTAGGTAGTTACAGAAAATCTTACGAGAAACATATTTTAACCAAAGAGGAAACTCCAAGTAATCCCATGACATTATTTAAGGAATGGTTTCATGAAATAGATGAAAATTTTCCAAAAGTAGAAGCAAACGCCATGACATTATCTACAATTGGCGTGTCTGGTTTTCCAGAAAGTAGAATTGTACTTTTAAAAGAAATGGATCATGATAGTTTAGTGTTCTTTACTAATTATAATAGTAATAAGGCAAAAGCAATTGCTAAAAACCCTAATGTATGTTTATCCTTTTTTTGGCCAGAGCTAGAGCGACAAGTTATTATTAAAGGTGTAGCTAATAAAACAAGTAGCGATATTAGTGATACTTATTTTAAGTCTAGACCTAAAGGGAGTAGAATAGGTGCTTTAGTCTCTAATCAAAGCGAAGAGGTAGAAAGCCGTGAAGTTCTAGATAAGAAATTAGTAGACCTTTCAGAAGAATATGCTGATAAAGAAGTGTCTCGACCAGCTTGGTGGGGCGGTTACAAGGTAACTCCGTTAGAGTTAGAATTTTGGCAAGGAAGACCTAACCGGCTTCATGATAGGATTTTGTATGTTTTAGATCAAAATAACACTAATAACTGGTTAAAAAAACGATTATCGCCTTGA
- the pyrR gene encoding bifunctional pyr operon transcriptional regulator/uracil phosphoribosyltransferase PyrR produces the protein MSHKALLSAKEVNIILHRLACQLIENHHDFKNTVLIGLQPRGTFLAERLAQILEQDYKVKNIKLGFLDITFYRDDFRRGEKILEANTTQINFLVEDKNVVFIDDVLYTGRSIRAALTAIQSFGRPKEIELLTLIDRRFSRHLPIQPNYRGRQVDAINEEKVKVKWIENDGEDAVYLIKN, from the coding sequence ATGAGTCATAAAGCTTTACTTAGTGCAAAAGAGGTAAACATCATTCTTCATCGATTGGCTTGCCAACTTATTGAAAACCATCATGATTTTAAAAACACAGTTCTAATAGGTCTACAGCCTAGAGGCACATTTTTAGCAGAAAGACTAGCTCAAATTTTAGAGCAAGACTATAAGGTTAAAAATATTAAGTTAGGGTTTTTAGATATTACTTTTTATCGTGATGATTTTAGAAGAGGCGAAAAAATACTCGAAGCAAACACTACCCAAATTAACTTTTTAGTTGAAGATAAAAACGTTGTATTTATTGACGACGTATTGTACACCGGAAGAAGTATTAGAGCAGCTCTAACAGCCATTCAATCTTTTGGGAGACCTAAAGAAATAGAACTTTTAACCTTAATAGACCGAAGATTTAGTCGACATTTACCCATACAACCCAATTATAGAGGAAGACAAGTAGATGCTATAAATGAAGAAAAGGTAAAAGTAAAATGGATTGAAAATGATGGTGAAGACGCGGTATATTTAATTAAGAACTAA
- a CDS encoding OmpA family protein, whose amino-acid sequence MRTKVLFIILALSTSLIFSQEKVADKFFERYAYLKAAELYQDAYNDGNDSEHVLTRLGDCYYNNSKPEKAAKWYKMALNKYAKLSPDYLYKYIQTQRSLGNYEEADNWSLKLKEIQSDDSRLDELNKSNLHLYNKLASKKGINVNISNLSINSKYADFGSYIKDNTLYFSSSRNTENDIYKWNNEPFLDIYKSTLNNKDGKREFTEAKPIPFQGIARKDIHEANPVLTNDGKTMYFTRDNVNKRNRPVYDRKGTTHLKIYKAQLIDTTWSNIEELPFNDDIYSTGHPTLSPDNKTLFFVSDREGGFGQTDIYKVAINKDGSYGEVINLGETINTEGREVFPYIAKDSTLYYSSDGFLNLGLLDIFKSNIIKDNTSEAINLGAPYNSGYDDFAYFEDTDGNGYFSSNRPEGNGSDDIYSFHTYECKQIIKGVARNSATLQPLNSATVKLVDEAGKITEEIVTTEDGFYMFEVDCNKKYSILGSKQDYKDDLKDIETTDEHEKEHEVDLHLIPLINENEIVINPIFFDFDKWNIRPDAAYELENIVSVMRAHPNMIIKIESHTDSRGSDRYNMKLSDRRAKSTRDYLLSRNIDTERIESAIGYGETQLVNKCSNGVKCSKEEHQENRRSKFIILSGKN is encoded by the coding sequence ATGAGAACAAAAGTTTTATTTATAATATTAGCACTAAGTACCTCTCTTATCTTTTCGCAAGAAAAAGTTGCTGATAAGTTTTTTGAAAGGTATGCTTACTTAAAAGCCGCAGAACTTTATCAAGATGCCTATAATGATGGCAATGATTCTGAACACGTATTAACTAGGCTTGGTGATTGTTATTACAACAACTCCAAACCAGAAAAAGCAGCCAAATGGTACAAAATGGCTTTAAATAAATACGCTAAATTAAGTCCAGACTATCTCTATAAATATATACAAACACAACGTAGTTTAGGTAATTATGAAGAAGCTGATAATTGGTCTTTAAAACTTAAAGAAATTCAATCTGACGATAGTCGGCTTGATGAACTAAATAAAAGCAATCTTCACTTATACAACAAATTAGCATCAAAAAAAGGAATTAATGTTAATATTTCCAACCTATCTATTAATTCTAAATATGCAGATTTTGGCTCGTATATTAAAGATAATACATTATATTTTTCGTCTTCAAGAAACACAGAAAACGACATTTATAAATGGAATAACGAACCTTTTTTAGACATCTATAAAAGTACCCTAAACAATAAAGATGGTAAAAGAGAATTTACTGAAGCTAAACCTATACCTTTTCAAGGTATTGCCAGAAAGGACATTCACGAAGCAAATCCAGTATTAACTAATGATGGTAAAACTATGTATTTTACCAGAGATAATGTTAATAAAAGAAATAGACCTGTTTACGACAGAAAAGGAACAACACATTTAAAAATTTATAAAGCACAATTAATAGACACGACTTGGTCTAATATTGAAGAGTTACCTTTTAACGATGATATTTATTCAACCGGCCACCCTACCTTAAGTCCAGATAACAAAACCTTATTTTTTGTTTCCGATCGTGAAGGTGGGTTTGGACAAACAGATATTTATAAAGTAGCCATTAATAAAGATGGTTCTTACGGCGAAGTAATAAACTTAGGAGAGACTATTAATACCGAAGGGCGAGAGGTTTTTCCATACATTGCCAAAGATAGCACACTATACTACTCTTCAGATGGCTTCTTAAATCTTGGCCTTTTAGACATCTTTAAATCTAATATTATAAAAGACAATACATCTGAAGCCATAAACCTTGGCGCACCATATAATAGTGGCTATGACGACTTTGCTTACTTTGAAGACACTGATGGCAATGGTTATTTTTCATCAAATAGACCAGAAGGAAATGGAAGTGACGACATATATAGTTTTCATACCTATGAATGCAAACAAATAATTAAAGGTGTTGCCAGAAACAGTGCAACTTTACAACCATTAAATTCCGCTACAGTAAAATTAGTTGATGAAGCTGGTAAAATTACAGAAGAAATAGTCACTACTGAAGACGGTTTTTATATGTTTGAAGTTGATTGCAATAAAAAATACTCTATTCTTGGTAGTAAACAAGATTATAAAGATGACCTAAAAGACATTGAAACAACAGACGAACATGAGAAAGAACACGAAGTAGATCTTCACTTAATTCCATTAATAAATGAAAACGAAATAGTTATAAACCCTATTTTCTTTGATTTTGACAAATGGAATATAAGACCCGATGCAGCTTATGAGTTAGAGAACATTGTTTCTGTTATGCGTGCCCACCCTAATATGATTATTAAAATTGAATCACATACCGATAGTCGTGGTAGCGATAGATATAACATGAAACTATCTGATAGAAGAGCAAAGTCTACAAGAGACTATTTATTATCTAGAAATATTGACACAGAGCGAATAGAAAGCGCTATTGGTTATGGCGAAACACAGTTAGTTAATAAATGTTCTAATGGTGTAAAATGCTCTAAAGAAGAGCATCAAGAAAACAGACGATCTAAGTTTATTATTTTATCTGGTAAAAATTAA
- a CDS encoding ribonuclease Z — MKLTILGCHSATPRINTNPTSQVLEIKNHVFLIDCGEGTQVQLRKNKVKFNRIKHIFISHLHGDHYFGLVGLISTFRLLTREADLHIYGPKGIKEVITLQMKLSDSWTNYRLIFHELTSKTSEVIFEDDQVQVSTIPLDHRVYTNGFLFKEKPGERKLRIGAAIDANIDKAYYRKLKQGFDVINNDGNLIKNADVTSPPVNPKSYAFCSDTAYSESILPIIKNVDVLYHESTFLEKHEKLAKPTKHSTAKQAAKIAKKANVKTLILGHYSTRYDNLNAFKSEAEEVFNNTVKLSKEGKTFTFN; from the coding sequence ATGAAATTAACCATTTTAGGCTGCCATAGTGCTACTCCAAGAATAAACACCAATCCTACTTCGCAAGTTTTAGAAATAAAAAATCATGTATTTTTAATTGATTGCGGTGAAGGAACGCAAGTCCAGCTTAGAAAAAATAAGGTGAAATTTAATCGCATAAAGCACATCTTCATTTCACACTTGCATGGTGACCACTATTTTGGTTTAGTAGGTTTAATATCAACATTTAGACTACTTACAAGGGAAGCCGATTTACATATTTATGGCCCAAAAGGAATCAAAGAAGTTATAACACTCCAAATGAAGTTATCAGACTCTTGGACCAATTACAGACTTATTTTTCATGAGTTAACCTCAAAAACTTCAGAAGTTATTTTTGAAGATGACCAAGTGCAAGTGTCAACAATTCCATTAGATCATAGAGTTTATACTAATGGTTTTTTATTTAAAGAAAAGCCAGGAGAAAGAAAACTACGAATAGGCGCTGCAATTGATGCTAATATTGATAAAGCTTACTATAGAAAACTAAAGCAAGGTTTTGATGTTATAAACAATGATGGCAATTTAATAAAAAATGCCGATGTTACATCACCTCCAGTTAACCCAAAAAGTTATGCGTTTTGTAGCGATACAGCTTATAGCGAATCTATCTTACCAATAATTAAAAATGTTGATGTGTTATACCATGAGTCTACTTTTTTAGAGAAACATGAAAAGCTAGCAAAACCAACAAAACATAGTACGGCTAAACAAGCAGCAAAAATAGCCAAGAAAGCTAATGTTAAGACGTTAATTTTAGGACATTATTCAACGCGTTATGATAATTTAAACGCCTTTAAAAGTGAAGCCGAAGAAGTGTTTAATAACACTGTTAAATTATCTAAAGAAGGAAAAACGTTTACTTTTAATTAA
- a CDS encoding ribonuclease Z, whose protein sequence is MIIDKDGNVSIITQEKASIVELVKKLDVMYERFKNDNIIVNLTSLKPISLQEIVEFLRLSNNHRAAKNSFVIVSEKVNFDDIPDEIVVVPTLHEAYDIIEMEEMERDLGF, encoded by the coding sequence ATGATTATAGATAAAGATGGTAATGTTTCCATAATCACACAAGAAAAAGCTTCTATTGTAGAATTAGTCAAGAAGCTAGATGTTATGTACGAGCGTTTTAAAAACGATAATATTATCGTAAACTTAACTAGCCTAAAACCTATATCTTTACAAGAAATAGTAGAGTTTTTAAGACTATCTAATAATCATAGAGCAGCCAAAAACTCTTTTGTAATAGTTTCTGAGAAAGTAAATTTTGATGACATTCCAGACGAAATAGTTGTAGTGCCAACATTACATGAGGCTTACGATATTATTGAAATGGAAGAAATGGAGCGAGATTTAGGGTTTTAA
- a CDS encoding type IX secretion system membrane protein PorP/SprF has product MKLVKNYIVAIALLSTTLGISQQMPQFTQYMFNTISINPAYAGSRETLSIVGLHRSQWVGFDGGPVTQTLSVHSPLRNEKIGLGLSFINDKLGDERFSYMYGDFSYTINTGAKTKLAFGIKAGFTNYRLDRQALDPNAQDPNIYGIDDRWSPNIGAGLYWHTNRWYLGLSTPRILTNDYHDSDSGQDYAALERVSYYFTGGYVFDLSENTKLKPAFLIKATNGAPLSYDITANFLFYEKFWLGGGYRINENTSSLGGIADFQVSKQFRIGYAYEYPLSEINDYVGGTHEILVIFELFKAKRIKSPRYF; this is encoded by the coding sequence ATGAAACTTGTTAAAAATTATATAGTTGCTATTGCCCTACTGAGTACCACTTTGGGGATATCCCAACAAATGCCTCAATTCACTCAGTACATGTTCAATACAATTTCTATAAACCCTGCATATGCAGGAAGTAGAGAAACACTGAGCATTGTTGGCCTACATAGAAGCCAATGGGTTGGATTTGATGGAGGACCTGTAACACAAACCCTTTCTGTCCACTCACCTTTAAGAAACGAAAAAATAGGTCTTGGCTTATCTTTTATAAATGATAAGTTAGGTGACGAACGTTTTTCCTATATGTATGGAGATTTTTCATATACTATAAATACAGGAGCTAAAACTAAATTAGCCTTTGGTATTAAAGCAGGATTTACTAATTATCGTCTTGACAGGCAAGCACTAGATCCTAATGCACAAGATCCTAACATTTATGGAATAGATGATCGATGGAGTCCCAATATAGGTGCAGGTTTGTATTGGCACACTAATAGATGGTACTTAGGGCTTTCCACTCCTAGAATACTGACAAATGATTATCATGATAGCGATAGTGGTCAAGATTATGCAGCCTTAGAAAGAGTTAGCTATTACTTTACCGGTGGTTATGTATTTGATTTATCAGAAAACACAAAACTAAAACCTGCCTTCTTAATTAAAGCAACTAATGGAGCCCCTTTATCGTATGATATTACAGCTAATTTTCTATTTTATGAAAAGTTTTGGCTTGGTGGTGGTTACAGAATTAACGAAAACACTTCCTCACTTGGTGGCATAGCAGATTTTCAAGTCTCAAAACAGTTTAGAATTGGATATGCCTACGAATACCCACTCTCTGAAATAAATGACTACGTTGGTGGTACCCATGAAATATTAGTCATTTTTGAATTATTTAAAGCTAAAAGAATTAAATCTCCTAGATACTTCTAA
- a CDS encoding CAP domain-containing protein — MKRPTILPIMVLLCLITFSCSTDSIDENDNKVASTFVVPEAKQIEIEILELINEYRLTNGYNALDNMDVIKSQAFSHTDYMVETSDVSHHNFFQRKNYLINNAGATKVSENVAYGFSSAQSVVNAWLNSPGHKENIEGDFTDFDISAEMDSEGRWYFTNIFLKK; from the coding sequence ATGAAACGACCTACGATATTACCTATTATGGTATTACTATGCTTAATTACTTTCTCATGTTCAACAGATAGTATAGATGAAAACGATAACAAAGTAGCATCTACATTTGTTGTACCAGAAGCCAAACAAATAGAAATTGAAATACTAGAGCTTATAAATGAATACAGACTGACTAATGGTTATAATGCTTTAGATAATATGGATGTTATTAAATCGCAAGCTTTTAGCCATACAGATTATATGGTAGAAACTAGTGATGTTTCTCATCATAACTTCTTCCAAAGAAAAAACTATTTAATAAATAATGCAGGAGCTACTAAAGTATCAGAAAATGTAGCCTATGGGTTTTCATCGGCACAATCTGTTGTTAATGCTTGGTTAAATAGTCCTGGGCATAAAGAAAATATTGAAGGTGATTTTACTGATTTTGACATATCTGCTGAGATGGATAGTGAAGGGAGATGGTACTTCACGAACATCTTCTTAAAGAAATAA
- the rpsA gene encoding 30S ribosomal protein S1: MAEKAKQAEVEATEAKTTETPEIQVSEAQKNPEQFLKDFNWHNYQEGIDEVEDSQLQEFEKLVADNFVDTLDDEVVEGEVIHITDRDAIIDINAKSEGVISLNEFRYNPDLKVGDKVEVLIDVREDATGQLVLSHRKARVIKAWDRVNAAHDNGEIVKGFVKCRTKGGMIVDVFGIEAFLPGSQIDVKPIRDYDAYVNKTMEFKVVKINHEFKNVVVSHKALIEADIEEQKKEIISQLEKGQVLEGVVKNITSYGVFIDLGGVDGLVHITDLSWSRINHPNEIVELDQKLNVVILDFDEDKSRIQLGLKQLSKHPWDALGEDVKVGDKVKGKVVVIADYGAFIEVAEGVEGLIHVSEMSWSTHLRSAQDFVSVGDEVEAQILTLDREERKMSLGIKQLTPDPWTDITTKYPVGSTHKGIVRNFTNFGVFVELEEGIDGLIYISDLSWTKKIKHPSEFCNVGDELEVVVLELDVEGRKLSLGHKQTTENPWDKYEAEFAVGTSHTAEISDIVDKGATIEFNEDIVAFVPARHLEKEDGKKLKKGEEAEFKIIEFNKEFKRVVASHTAIFREEEAKIVKAAAKKAANAAAEAKPTLGDANETLQALKDKMDGKK; the protein is encoded by the coding sequence ATGGCTGAAAAAGCAAAACAAGCTGAAGTTGAAGCAACTGAAGCAAAAACAACAGAAACTCCAGAAATTCAAGTTTCTGAAGCTCAAAAAAATCCAGAACAATTTTTAAAAGACTTTAACTGGCACAATTACCAAGAAGGTATTGATGAGGTTGAAGATTCTCAATTACAAGAGTTCGAAAAATTAGTAGCCGATAACTTTGTAGATACTTTAGATGATGAAGTTGTAGAAGGAGAAGTTATCCACATTACAGATCGCGATGCTATTATCGATATCAACGCAAAATCTGAAGGCGTTATTTCATTAAATGAATTCCGTTACAACCCAGATTTAAAAGTTGGTGATAAAGTAGAAGTATTAATCGATGTACGTGAAGATGCTACTGGACAATTAGTATTATCTCACCGTAAAGCTCGTGTAATTAAAGCATGGGATCGTGTAAATGCAGCTCACGATAACGGAGAAATCGTTAAAGGTTTCGTGAAGTGTAGAACTAAAGGAGGTATGATTGTTGACGTATTTGGTATCGAAGCATTCTTGCCAGGTTCTCAAATCGATGTAAAACCAATCCGTGATTACGATGCGTATGTAAACAAAACTATGGAATTTAAAGTGGTGAAAATTAATCACGAGTTTAAAAACGTAGTGGTGTCTCATAAAGCACTTATCGAAGCAGATATAGAAGAACAAAAGAAAGAAATCATCAGCCAATTAGAAAAAGGTCAAGTACTAGAAGGTGTTGTGAAAAACATTACATCTTATGGTGTGTTTATCGATCTTGGTGGTGTAGATGGTTTAGTTCATATTACAGACCTATCTTGGTCTAGAATTAATCATCCAAACGAAATCGTAGAATTAGATCAAAAACTTAATGTTGTAATTCTTGATTTTGATGAGGATAAATCTAGAATCCAATTAGGATTAAAACAATTAAGCAAGCACCCATGGGATGCTTTAGGTGAAGATGTAAAAGTAGGTGATAAAGTAAAAGGTAAAGTAGTTGTTATTGCAGACTACGGTGCATTTATTGAAGTAGCCGAAGGTGTTGAAGGATTAATTCACGTATCTGAAATGTCATGGTCTACACACTTACGTTCTGCACAAGATTTCGTATCTGTAGGAGACGAAGTTGAAGCACAAATCTTAACTTTAGATAGAGAAGAACGTAAAATGTCTCTTGGTATTAAGCAATTAACGCCAGATCCATGGACAGATATTACAACAAAATACCCTGTAGGATCTACACATAAAGGTATTGTACGTAACTTTACAAACTTTGGTGTATTTGTTGAATTAGAAGAAGGTATCGACGGATTAATTTATATCTCAGATTTATCTTGGACTAAGAAAATTAAGCACCCATCTGAGTTCTGTAACGTAGGTGATGAGCTAGAAGTAGTTGTTCTTGAGTTAGATGTTGAAGGTCGTAAATTAAGTTTAGGACACAAACAAACAACAGAGAACCCTTGGGACAAATATGAAGCAGAATTTGCAGTAGGAACATCTCACACTGCCGAAATTTCTGATATCGTAGACAAAGGTGCAACAATTGAGTTTAACGAAGATATCGTTGCTTTTGTACCAGCACGTCACTTAGAAAAAGAAGATGGTAAAAAACTGAAAAAAGGAGAAGAAGCAGAATTCAAAATTATTGAGTTCAATAAAGAATTCAAAAGAGTTGTTGCTTCTCATACAGCCATCTTTAGAGAAGAAGAAGCTAAAATAGTAAAAGCTGCTGCTAAGAAAGCTGCTAATGCTGCTGCAGAAGCTAAGCCAACATTAGGCGATGCTAACGAAACGCTTCAAGCACTTAAAGATAAAATGGATGGTAAGAAATAA
- the cmk gene encoding (d)CMP kinase, with protein sequence MKKITIAIDGHSSTGKSTVAKQIASHLGYTYVDSGAMYRAVTLFAMQNNFITKEAFNVNTLVENLHKIHIQFKFNKDLGFSEVYLNNKNIEKEIRTLNVSAFVSQVAAVPEVRYQLVKQQRKMGEDKGVVMDGRDIGTVVFPNAEVKIFMTASAEVRAQRRFDELVNRGDKVVFEDVLKNVKERDYIDSHRADSPLIKANDAIEIDNSSLTQEEQLHKILTIIQDAQKSMG encoded by the coding sequence ATGAAAAAAATTACAATTGCGATAGACGGACATTCTTCAACAGGCAAAAGTACTGTTGCAAAACAAATAGCATCCCATTTAGGATATACTTATGTAGATAGTGGCGCTATGTATAGAGCCGTGACACTTTTTGCAATGCAAAATAATTTTATTACTAAAGAAGCCTTTAATGTAAATACATTAGTAGAAAATCTTCACAAAATTCATATTCAATTTAAGTTTAATAAGGATTTAGGATTTTCTGAAGTGTATTTAAACAACAAAAATATTGAAAAAGAGATACGTACGTTAAATGTTTCTGCTTTTGTTAGTCAAGTAGCAGCCGTTCCAGAAGTCCGCTATCAATTAGTGAAGCAACAGCGCAAAATGGGCGAAGATAAAGGTGTGGTTATGGACGGACGTGATATAGGAACCGTTGTGTTCCCCAATGCTGAAGTTAAAATTTTCATGACAGCGTCTGCCGAAGTTCGAGCACAAAGGCGATTTGATGAATTAGTTAACCGAGGTGATAAAGTAGTGTTTGAAGATGTTTTAAAAAATGTAAAAGAACGCGATTATATAGATTCTCACAGAGCCGACTCACCATTAATAAAAGCCAATGATGCTATAGAAATAGACAACTCATCACTTACCCAAGAAGAGCAATTACATAAAATTCTTACCATTATTCAAGATGCCCAAAAATCAATGGGGTAA